taaaAGTTTAGAAACTGTCGGAATGTTGATATTCATAGTACACAAATATATCTACGTGTAAGGTAAAGAAACACGTTTCGTTCTGTTTGTTTACCTCGTCACGTGCTTTTAGTGTGTCTTTGTCCGCGACGCCACCGAGTCTCctgtttactgtatgttgttgttgtgtgatgTCCGTTTCCTGTTTCCGACAGGCCCAAGACtttgttttgttggtttatttgtttagtaaCCAGTTTAGTCTCCTGATCCTGCTCTGTTACTGAACTGCTGTTTGCCTCGTTTGggattttattgtgttttatttatttaaatttattttattttacttttttgctgtttttttttttttgtttttttgttaatttatatattagcTTCTCCAAAATAGCTTGAACAGCACATGTTGAAACCCCAGTCTGCTTTGACATCTTTGCCAGTGCTGATGCAGTATAATTACATTGGgtcttgttgctgtgctcagtCTTGCTATGTTTATGCTGTGACATGAACCTGTCTTCCACATCACCTTAGTAGCAGAGCTTTCGGCTCTTCCTAAACCTACACTAGATCATATCTTTCAATTACTGACTGTTTCAGCCTACATATgaaattaatgattaattaacaGAATCTCTGACTTTATGCAAGTGTTCAAAGTGTACAAGATGATGGTTTGAAACCAAAGTGTattcacacaaaatattgatttaatttagatttttattcagCTGCTCACTTCATCTAACATGAAGCTTtgcatgttttgttgttgtttttgctttttgatTCAAGCCCAGCGTTTGTCAAGCTGTTGGGCAATTTAACAAGGCCTTTAAAActtcctgctccaggggtgttTTATCATAGCTGCCCCGATCACAGACCCCAACCTCCTCTGTAGGGATATACgaggaaaagaattccactgtgctgtaatgtatatgtggtggtGATAAATTCTTCTATGGCccaattctattctattttttgtGAAAATCAGTTAAGGTGATTACTTGAAACTGTGTGAAGAAAGTTTTGGTCTTGTGTGATTCCCACACAGGGTTAGAAGTGTAAACACAACAGTGACAAGGATAGACCGGATGAAAGATAGACCGGATGAAGTCTTACACCTCAGTAGCAGTGTCTTGTAAATTTGGTCTGcgcattttttttagaaattgctTTGAATTTACCTGATATTGATATTGCATTGTTTTGGTTCTTGAAGCAAACATCTTTCATTCCATTTCTTCTTGTGTTAGGCGAGCCGTACGTGCACAAGTTAATAGCACTTAGGTCAAGTTCCACTTAACACAATAATGTAGGTCTTGCTGGATGTGTCCATCTTCTGACCTCTAACATGTAAGGACTTAAAGGGTGATTGGTGTTTGGGGTTGGGGCAGCAAACTCCTTAAGAACATACACAGTTCCCACTGGGACCTATGAGGGCATTGATCTATTCAGAATATATATTAGCACACTCCTGGACTGACTGTGTAAGATTGTTTATGACCTTGTCTATGACTGGTGATatcatttgttttgtcttggACATTCATTCTGTTCTGCACAGCACAAGCACAGCAGAGTGGCAGGGATTCATCACTGCTGTAGAGTTGAAATTGTCGCTGCGTCTCTGCAGATTTTTACATTCACTTTTAACTCCACTGATTGAGCAACTTTACTCTACAAAATGTTGAAAATACTCTATCTGGGTTAAAATAACTTACTGTGTAGCACTAAATCATTAGATACTAGTGTTAGTATCTTGGATAATACTATTCACTGTGGGCAAATGTTCACAGAAagggaaaaacttcctgagtaTATTATGTTTCACAATCTACTCCTTTCCCCTACTAGCAGGAATATGGTCGTAAGTGCACTATTAATTATGATGCCATCTACATTTTATTACTCATTTATGTTGCTCTTAAATGCTGTTATTATACTGACTCTTCAATATTACCTAATCTGATTGGGCTGggtaaatgaatttaaatgataaCATTTTGTTACACTTCATGTTCAATAATACTGCAAACATTAATATAGAACAATGAAGTTTATTCAGGACCTTTTTCACACTCACTTCATCTacccactgtttttttttatttttgtccatcTGCCACCCAGCAGAAGGTTTTGAGGCATTCCCTAAAGTTAAGGACTGCCAGTCTGCATCTACATCTAGACTATCAGACTTTGTtttgcctgcacacacacagacgcatccACCAATGTTTATACTGTTAGTTTTGGATTATTGGTTTAGTATAATTTGGTTCATGTGATGTCAGACTCGGATGATACGAGGCTAATGGGTGTTTAACGATTGTTGATGGATTATTCTGTGACTTTTCTTCCCAGAAATATTTTAGGAAGACACCCTGTACTCTGATTTTAGTCTGCTGGAAAGAAGACTGCTGGGAAGCTACTGGGATTTCTGGGAAGAGCTTTCATCTCAGTTCATTTACACTTGGTAAggctttctttaaataaataaatattttctttaaatgttcaaatgaaaataattactttaaaatgtgtatatactgaataaattgtacattttgcatatattgtacCAAGTTCAACGTTTTGAAAATGTGATTTAGGTATAATgtgaagtaaatatttaaaaaataataaatacatgtaaaaatataatacaataaagcaCATATTAATATATCAAATGTATATAAGAGTGCATTGCAGACATACCTAGTGAAACTGTTTAAATCCACAACATTCTACCATCTAACAAGATAATTTCACATTGTACCCTGTATTCCTATTTTAGCCTCTTCTTAGGAAAGAAGACTGATGTGAGATTAGAACAAAAGAAAGCTGAGTCTCATCTCATTTCCACTTGTtcgttttttaaataaactaaaaaatattttcaatagcTATTCTAATTACAtttgcttattttatatattatctagggggcacggtggcttagtggttagcacgttcgcctcacacctccagggtcggggttcgattcccgcctccaccttgtgtgtgtggagtttgcatgttctccccgtgcctcgggggtttcctccgggtactccggtttcctcccccggtccaaagacatgcatggtaggttgattggcatctctggaaaattgtccctagtgtgtgattgagtgaatgagtgtgtgtgtgtgtcctgtgatgggttggcactccgtccagggtgtatcctgccttgatgcccgatgacgcctgagataggcacaggctccccgtgacccgaggtagttcggataagcggtagaaaatgaatgaatgaatgatatattaTCTAAGGAGTGTATAttctaaatgaatattttttgtctataccagattttttttttaatgtgatttagctttaatgaactttaatgaagtaaaaccttttaaataatgcaaatattaaTCAAATTTGAGCATCAGTTTAAAATAGTTAATAGGGTTAGGGAATTACTCAATGTTCTATTGGGTATTGTTACTAAAGGAAATTAAGCTATATTAGATATTAAGACAAAATGATCAGAAACTGTATATATTTGGACcagtttttaagtttttttttttttttttttttgtgactgaGGAATGACACTTTAATTGTGTTCAGTTGAGGAAAAGCTGCACCAAATACTAACCATCAACTAATCTGTGGGATgcggtttaataataaaaaaaaaaaaaacaaattccatTCCaaacgcattcacacaggagagaaactgTACCAGTGCACAGAGTGCACAAAGTTTTAGAtgtaaaaatgctttaaaatcccaccagcgcattcacaaaGGAGACAAAAGAGAACTATTTctcactaacatacacatactaGGACAAAGTATGTGCTTTAGAAACATTTGAAATTTGAGACAATATTGCATCAATAATGTCCAGTGAATTTATCCAAGGCCTCAAGTTCAAGTTTTTGAATATCTTTAGCTAGTAAAGTTACTGGTGTTTAAAAAAGATAATGTTATCatggtaagatttttttttctttaaacaaacaaataaatactgtacatttcaaAAAATTTGATTATTGACATAATAAACAAttgatataataaatgtatagaaaaaTGGATAAGCATTAATAAGCACATTATGACAGTAATTATTCTCTATTcacaatgttttatattattacaagACAATTTGAGCATGTTTTTaggttaatattataatattaatgtttttaggttaatacttttaataaattattaaaaggtTAATAGGGTTAGAAATTAACATGCCATTGGATAGTTTGCTAAAGGAAATTTTTGGGATGTGAGATAGatatctatatatagatataccagttttttaaaaatctgcggcttattaaatatatgataaatagtcaaaatagtttttctgcgtgagaaatacgatgtgtggcatgtgacaaaagaccgaaatgagtgactgtcactctcaatgtgtgacacttgacagccctgcatttGCAACAATAGTCTCGATGCTGAAGGTAGACAtgtcatattttttgtttgacgGTGTAGCCGGTTGACTGGGAAATGCGAgtttaaagacttttttatttgtaatgaataaataaataatttagtgAATAGGTTAACGTTATCAaaacttgttaaatgtaattttttcacTTAACTAAAGcttatattcactgctttatGATTCTTGTTAGAGGTTCCTATCAATTGTTGCAGGTGAGGCCTTAATCAGTGGTGCACTACAAGCAGCTTGCCTTTTTCagtggcattcactaaattccaggggtttcgttaccacgacgtaaagtgggcgtgtttccagaggtcttggaaaaacgctctctttcaaaaaaaaaacccccagcatactacgaaggacaaaacagtcatacaggtagatttattttagaaaacaaataaacaaccaaaaacggttgtggttagggttagattaccaaataggccacgcctacctgatgacgcaatatctgttacccTGTACTGAAATCCGTGTGTAAATGAAGTGCATGATgttgttgggtgtgtgtgggatttTCTAACTTATTTCTCCATGTGCTGTTTTTCAAagttttaaatgcagtttatttttcaCTCAGATGCTAAATTTGAGTGCAGAATTGCAGAGtttgaatgtaaaagtaaacataaatataaaaagacttGTGATGTAATGAGCAACAAGTTTAAATGCAGATAATTGTTAATTTCACATACATttctatgtaaaaaataatatagtaaCTTTTAGTGAAAATCTGAGAAGCTTACTTTGTCATTATTGGCATAATTGCCGAGACACTAACGctacaccaaacacagcatCGGGATGCTGCGCTCATTGTGCTGGGAGATTTTAACAGTGCCAACCTCAAACGCGCACTACCGAACTTTCAGCAGCACATCACCTGCCCCACCAGGGGCGGAAGGACACTGGACCACTGCTACACACCGTTCAAAAACAGCTACAAGGCACAATCACGTCCACCGTTTGGGAAATCGGACCATGCCGCCATCTTCCTCATGCCTGTTTACAAACAAAGGCCGAAACAGGAAGCTCCAGTTCAGAGGGAGGTTGCGCGCTGGACTGACCAATCGGTGGCCGCTCTGCAGGACGCTCTGGATGACGCAGACTGGGATATGTTCAGGCACAGCTCTGATGACGTCAACATGTTTACGGAAGCGGTCGTAGGGAAACTAGCGGATGATACGGTGCAGAAAGCCACCATCAGAATGTTTCCGATCCAGAAGCCGTGGGTAAATAAACCCATCCGCGACGCTCTGAGATCCCGCTCCGCTGCCTATAACACGGGGCTCGCCACCGGGGACATGGGCGAGTACAAGGCTGCGTCTTACAGTGTGCGCAGAGTGGTGAAGGAAGCAAAGTGGCGCTACAGGAGGAAACTAGAGTCACAGTTCCAACATGGTGGCTCtaggagcctgtggcagggaCTAAGGAACATTACGGACTATAGAACACCTGCTTCTAGAATGGGGAATGCGGACGCTTCTCTGGCAGGCGAGCTGAATACCTTTTATGCTTGCTTCGAGGCTTTAGCTAACCACGCTAGCggcacaaacagcatgcacgctgagagagctggagaggtaaACATGTTCACCATCTCAGAGCATGACGTGAGGAGGGCATTCAGGAGAGTGAATACCAGGAAGGCAACAGGACCAGATGGCATCACGGGTCGGGTTCTGAAAGCCTGCGCTGACCAGCTAGCACcggtgttcactgagatattcaacctctcactggaacagtctgttgtcccctcatgcttcaagcAGTCCACCATTGTTCCGGTCCCGAAGAAACCCCAGCATGCCTGCCTCAACTACTACTGCCCTGTAGCTCTGACCTCAATAGTGATGAAGTGTTTCGATAGACttgtcagagacttcatcactgcatcactaccagacacaaTGGATCCACTACAGTTCGCGGACCGCCATTACCGCTCTACTGAGGACGCCATTGCTCAGCTTCTCCACACCACGATGAGCTACCTGGACTAtagaaaagggaattatgcaaaaatgctgtttgtggactacagttcagtgtttaacaccataattccctccacgctcacctctaagttggagaTCCTGGGACTCTCAGCCTGCCGCTGTGTCagtggatctccaacttcctgacagacagaccacaagctgtacgggtgggcaaacacacatcatccatcctcaccctcagcactggagccccccagggttgtgttctgagcccgcTGCCTCTCACTGTACtcttatgactgtgtggccacttccaactccaccaccaccatcaagtttgctgacgacactgttgtggtgggcctgatctccaacatcgacgagacggcctacctacaggagactaaaaacctggagagatggtgccaggagaacaatcttctcctgaacgtcagcaagactaaagagttgatagtggacttcagcacaaagcaggagcggtcataccaacctCTAAACATCAACAGGACCTCAGTAGatagagtggacagtttccggtacctaggtgtttacatcacacaggacctgtcttggtcctgtcacattaacaccctggtgaagaaggcccagCAGTGACCATACCATCTGAGACGCTTGAGGGTACTTCAGACTAcactctcaggtgctaaagatcttctacacctgcaccattgagagcgtcctgacgggtagcatcacttcctggttcgggaacagcaccatgcaggacaggcgagccctccagagggtggtgcgttcagctgaacgtaccatccacactgagctccctgacctgcaggacatcta
The Tachysurus vachellii isolate PV-2020 chromosome 6, HZAU_Pvac_v1, whole genome shotgun sequence genome window above contains:
- the LOC132847667 gene encoding uncharacterized protein LOC132847667, giving the protein MPVYKQRPKQEAPVQREVARWTDQSVAALQDALDDADWDMFRHSSDDVNMFTEAVVGKLADDTVQKATIRMFPIQKPWVNKPIRDALRSRSAAYNTGLATGDMGEYKAASYSVRRVVKEAKWRYRRKLESQFQHGGSRSLWQGLRNITDYRTPASRMGNADASLAGELNTFYACFEALANHASGTNSMHAERAGEVNMFTISEHDVRRAFRRVNTRKATGPDGITGRVLKACADQLAPVFTEIFNLSLEQSVVPSCFKQSTIVPVPKKPQHACLNYYCPVALTSIVMKCFDRLVRDFITASLPDTMDPLQFADRHYRSTEDAIAQLLHTTMSYLDYRKGNYAKMLFVDYSSVFNTIIPSTLTSKLEILGLSACRCVSGSPTS